One Lucilia cuprina isolate Lc7/37 chromosome 4, ASM2204524v1, whole genome shotgun sequence DNA segment encodes these proteins:
- the LOC111677181 gene encoding uncharacterized protein LOC111677181: protein MSNSAMVAVAICCILVLLAVFIVIIIVVGQTMGEPK from the coding sequence ATGAGTAATAGCGCCATGGTTGCCGTAGCTATTTGTTGTATTCTTGTGCTTTTAGCCGTCTTCATTGTCATCATCATAGTTGTGGGCCAAACAATGGGTGAACCAAAGTGA